The sequence below is a genomic window from Brettanomyces bruxellensis chromosome 9, complete sequence.
TATAAAGAGGAGACGGAACCTCGACACGATTAAAAGGAGAAACAAATTAAATGTATTGTAGAAACGAACTAACTCCCTTAAGCAATGGAAACCTTACCTCTTCTACCAGTTGTCTTAGTGTGCTGACCTCTGACTCTCAAGTTCCAAGAGTGTCTCAAACCACGATGGGCTCTCATCTTCTTGAGCTTCTCAATATCATCTCTCAACTTGGACTCCAAGTTGTTAGCAAGAACGTGGTAGTCCTTACCATCGTCAAGGTCCTTTTGTCTGTTCAAGAACCAAGCTGGAACCTTATATTTGGTTGGGTCCTGCATGATCTGGACAACTCTCTCCAACTCTTCCTGGGTCAATTCACCGGCTCTCTTATTAAGATCAACATCGGCCTTCTTGCAAATCAAGTTGGCGTATCTTCTACCAACACCTCTGATAGTAGTCAAAGCGTAGACGATCTTAATCTTACCATCAACGTTTGTGTTCATCAAACTGCGAAAAATAAGTTTCTTGTTAGTATTGTACTCTACTCACTTGTTAACATCGTCTGTTAAATGCGCATAGTGAGAAAATAAAGGGATAAATAATGCTAACCGTGATAATTAGAATGCTCAAACTCACCCCATGGAAATGGCCACATTATAACTCAGCATGTAGTGATTTCTTAATACTACAAATGTAATGATTCTGTTTCTGTTCGTTACTGTGTAACATGCTTCTGCTGCCTTCTGTGTATCCTCTAAACGATTTCTTTGATGTTTATCCCTTATATCCCATAAATTGGCTTGAAACATACCGCAAAATGTGCTGGAAGGTACCTTCCTCGTGGACAACTAAACTGCTCATGTTTGATGTTCTAGTTTTATGCTTGATTTGTTAACGAAAACGAAAGAACTTGGttaaatttgttgatatGTCTTCCTTAAGATGAACTATAATTTCACGCaagtttttttctcctttggCAACCTGGACTATGAAAAATTACATTCTCACCAGTACCACCTCGaaaattattaaaaaaaaaatttatttcccATTAATTCGCTTACTCTAACCTTTTCCGGTGTCACATATTAGAGATCCCCCATTTTTATCTAGGTGTGAGGTGTGAACACcataaaatatatcatgTGACATTACTTCACTTTATTGTATTactgagaaaaagaattacTGATGAAACTTAATCACTACTGGATAATATTTCAACGGATCGTGTTTTATATTTACATGAATCAAACCACACGCACTTATAAAAGAGAATTCTCGGAGCAACATATTTCGACGCTGGAGATCAAAGAGTCATAAATTGTGAATATTTTGACACAAAATACTCAAACGCACCTTTTTCCATATACACTCTGTGGGACTTTAGAATGTCTCTCACCTCCACATCCTCCTTATCCTTAACGTTTATTTTACTACTAGGATACTTCATCACTGCCTCGCGTAGGTTTGCCGTAGAGAGGTAGTCATCCGGCACAAATAACACGTTCAAGTGATTGTTTATATTCTGTGACTTCAAGAACATGCCAATGGAATGACTATCGCTTGTGCAAATTTCCAACCCATATGAATCGCCTTCTTTTAATTGGCCCTGTTCATTCTGTCCTTGACCaatgataaataaatgacCCCTCCTGTATTGCTCGCTAAAAGCTGTTCTATATGCAAGATGATACACTTTTTTGGGTAAAGTTGTAGAGAAGTCACTTGGTGCATTTCTTGCCAAAGCATATGCACCATTTTCTCTAGTTGGGGAGTTCGCATCACCCACTCTGGCCATACCacttcctttttgtttcctAAGTTTCCTTCTCGAATATTTCCCTTGAGATCTTCCAGGTGGATTTGATGATCCAACTCTTCTGTTATCTAATTCCATTGTAACGGCCAACCATAATATATCCCTTCTCAATGGTACGCTTAAATAATTGGAATGAACAGGAATTACCGAATGTGGTTCTAAAGATGGGAATGAACGTAAAGACACCAGTGCATATTTTGTCGGTTCCATGAAATTTTGTAGcactttcttcttactAGCCTCAACCTCTTTGGTAGTCGATGTTTCCTCTTTTACAGCTGTTGTTAATCGTATTGCTTCAGTGGCATATCTTCTCAGGGCACAGCCCATGATCGTACTTCTTCTAATTGTTCCTGAAATGCTGCGAGGTAACATattgaataattttttcacctgTGCAGTGAACTCTGGCAAAATCTAAAGGGAATAAAAAGTATCGTGCTTTCTATACGTTCAAATATACTTGATGATAGATGAATTAAGAAGTGGAAACTTTCGATAATTGTAGAATCTATAGAATCTATTTGCTTGATAACGTTATGAAGGAGAGAAATtgagaaataaaaacaaaaattaaatctGAAGTGTGCGCATCCTTGCATTAGAACGACTAACAGTTTCGGGCCAGTAGGTtgaacaaaataaaaaaagtaagcAGGGATTAGTACCAAAGACAACTGATATCCTACTACTCAATTTTTGAGGCACTTACATAGTACGATGCAAGTTGATAATTTACTTTTGAAATCAGAATCCTGCATAAGCGAACTAAATGACAGAAATAAATATCTTTCTCCAAGTGCTAATTAATTAGCCGAGGAGGAGTTAGTCGAAAATTCACCTACGCCCAGACTATGAAAAGTTCGAACGATGAAGCAGCTAAACTGAATACTGTTAGACACACTTTGATCATCTTATATTATGATATGGGTATGGGAGACCAAATTTATATCCTGATTTACCCGAAAATCAATGTTtatagcaaaaaaaaaaaaaacctGGTACTGCACGCACGTGCCGGAAATGTGTACAATAAAAGTCTTTTTAGTCGCGACTGCAATCAAGAATATTCAGAATGGGGATATTCTTATGATAAACGTAACCAATTAGATAATGGCAAGtaggggggaaaaaatgcCGTGTCGTCATGATAAACATTCAGTTTTTACATGAAATTCTAACACATGTTGTAGACATCATATAAGCTCTTTTCATAAGGGGTGCCGTAGGTATTTTTCCGCACACAAAGTCCCGGGAAGATAATGAagtggagaagaagaaaacaataGGCTGATGCGAAAAGATTAGACCCAAATTTTGGTAAGAGcgcgagaaaaaaaaaaaattgataatggaaaaaaaaaaaggagcGCGAGTCAGAGGCCCACTTTGGTAATGTGAGCCTGGTGATAAATAGAGTGCATCAAAAACTTGTACTGCTAGCAGATGGTATAAAAGACTCTGAATAGACAATTAGTGTTGAAATAAACCCAAATTTAGGGAAAAAAGCCGATTCTGGATACAAGAAAGCTTTTAAAAGGTGAATTATCGTGAGGCTTTTGGAGTTGTTTTTCAATTATTGCAGCTCGATTCGCAAGGGATATGCAGAGTATAGTTTATTGAGAAGAGTGAATGGAGAATTACGCCACGAAAAGGCATTCTTCATAAGATTATTGAACCTCGTAAGCAAATCCACTGCATAAGAGACACAAACTAATTAGCAATTATCCTTGGCAAACTGCAAATACAAAGGTTTTAAAGGCATTTGATATTGCTTTGTTAACTGAATCCGCACATTCAAATATCTGCTTATTTGTTTCTCTTCGGGAAGTCACTTATTCCAAAGCTTACTGTTTCATTTGAACTGTGTTTTCAAATTAACTTTTTACCAACCATATGGGGAACACACAGCCACAGaagtaaatattttttatgtTTTATTATGGAGCGCCAATCTGtcgatgatgataaagCGGGCTGTATGAGTCCGTCAAATGTGAGTAATACATCGCTGAAGATGTCACCCAGTCTATCAATTATTCAACAGCAAATGCAACAGCAACAGAATTCACAAAATGCAAGAGTACAACGAACAGAAAGTGTGCAAGACAACATAAAGCCGTATGCGACTCAACAGATGTCGAAAGTGCAGACACAAAATAATGGTACAGTTCAAGATAGAAGGGAACTTTTTAGAAAAGGCCTGAACAGTACACCAGGTATAATTTACCGTCGGTTACCATCCGATTTTATAAATTGTCAGAAGGAGGATTTAATAGTTATAATTTCACGGATGCTTACGTCGCTTACTAGAATTAACGACCAAAGAACGGCACCAAACTTGCAATATATTGATCACGGGAGTCTTACACGATTTCATTCGCGTTCGCCTCCACAAAtatcaatttttaattATCTATACCGGCTGTCCCACTACTCAGCCCTTGAACACTCCGTTCTAATAGCTACCGTGTACTACATAGACTTGCTAACTCTTTGCTATCCAGTTTTTGCAATTAACTCATTGACTGTTCATAGATTTCTTCTTACGGCAACAACAGTCGGTTCGAAATCATTATGCGATTCGTTTTGTTCCAATAAACACTATGCTAAAGTTGGCGGTGTCAACATCGTTGAATTAAATATGTTAGAAGCGGAATTTCTCAGACGTGTGAACTATAGAGTTGTTCCTAGGGACTTTAATCGAGAtcgagaaagaagaaattctGTGACAACCATCAGTTCTTCCGAGAGAGACGAAGAACCAGAAGGTATCAGTGCGGCTGCTGATATCCTAAGCATGTATTATAATCGAATGGTTCTTTTAGTCGGTGGAATGCATCCAAACGATGTTGATGGAAATACTGTCATAACTGGACATAACGATAATATTGTGTATTATGTCtccgatgatgatgatgaaagcaGATATTCTGGTTCAGATATTAATGAAATCAACGGTAGGTTTGCCGACCCATATAACACGGAGTCGTATATTCATAATGGAAATCGGCTTGCCGAAACTTCTGAATGTCAGCGTCAAGATATAGAGCCTGGTATGAGAGCGGACCAGatgcaattttttgataatgaatttgttgattCGTCAACCGATTATGATTCATCATCTATTTCAGACTCGTATTACGAGGAAGATGCAGTTAATTGCAACCCAAGAAAGAGACCCGCTGATAAATCGGGAATGGGAGAATCCAGACAAGGGTCAAAGCCCAGTAGTAAGAAAATGAGATAGATACTCTCAACTTGCACACTTTGGTTGTGCATTTGAATGTAAACCTAATAATAAGCCCATACGATAATGTATAGGTTATCGACCGGGCAGATAGATATTTTCTGTGTATTACATTATATAACAGGggaaattaaaataaacattCGGTAGTCTTTGTTGTTCCTGCCTTTAGTTTATCTTACTATGCACGAATTAAAaatctttggaaaagaaaaaaaaaaaggaaacttCTTTGAGTTACAATTGAATTTCATGATGCTTATGGCTTAAGGGAAACACACACCTGCTTTAAATAGGCTAAAATCGAGATCCGGGCTAACTGAAAATAGTgggatcaaaaaaaaggtataCAATACAAACTCAATCCGCGACCCCACAATAAACTCACTCCTTTTATTATCGCGCAAATCCCGTCTAACTGGGAACTTCTGCTGATTACGCATGCTAACAGATATATAAGGTACGATATTCATCCGTTTGGAGAAAATTTCTCAATACCCTATTTcacaaaataatatatccACTACTATAcatataatatttatttgtattaTCAATTACGatgggaaagaaaataatgacATGCCCTTTTGATGAATTGGAACAAAAGGTAGTTGCTTCCGGCTACGAAAAATTACCGGCCCTTCTAAACGAAGATAACCTGGATAACTTGTTTATAGGGCCTAACAACCTTCTTCAGAGGGATCGTATTGAGGAAGTTAATGTTTACAGCAAGCCAATATATTCCTTTGTGGATCTTAATCGGCTTGAAGGTCAGGAGAAAAGCACCAAGGATCCTATTCAAATCTTAGTTGGGGATTCTCCCGGTTCAGACACCGTCCCTATATCCAATCATCTCCTCTGCTTTTTGCGTTTGGGAAAAGGATTAACGTCACATCAGAATATTGTGCACGGTGGAGCAATTGCAACAATTATGGACGAATTCCTGGTGAAGGTAGCACTCCCTTTTACGACAAATAATTTCGCCGTTACTGCTAGCCTCGACATTAAATACGTGAAACCattgaaatttgaaaatgaggaGAGGTTATTAAATGTGGTGTTAGAGTGCTTTGTAATCGGCAGAAAAGAGGGTAGAAAGTTCGACGTTTCTGGGTATCTCAAAAGCATCGAAGGAAATTACAGGTACTGCAAAGGTGAACTTTTGGTAGTTGTACCTCGAGATTGTCAATAGGCAATGTATGCAATTTGCAATGAAATACCAATTTATTCATGCTTTGTTAAAgagtaagaaaaatattggaTCTGTTAGCttaatagaaaaataacaaaactaaaaaaccaaaaaaactaaaagagaaaaaaaccATAGTAAACGAAAGTGTAGAAAGATGagcaagaagagaaagaaaatgaatgaaataagaaagaagaaaaaaaatgccaagTCAAGTCATCTAACGCCTTGCCGAAACTTCTAAATCTAGAAATCTGGCGATAAGAGTCCTGCTAATAGCAAGCTGTCTGACTGTAAACCTTCTTTGGTAATCAGCCCACACATGAGCCtgaatcaaaatcaacaagCAAAATCCCTCAATAATCATAGTTGGAGAGTTGCAGATCAACTGTCCAGTAACACTCCATTTAAGTCCAGATGCAATAACCAATAAGGCCACAACAGTAAAGACTGATGCCATAACAGAATATTTACTGGAGCACGCATTACTGACATAAACAGAAATCCGTTGCTGAATGTTAAACTTGGTTGAAGGTCTTTGAAGCTGGTAATCAATACCCAAAATGGTCAATAATTCCTGAGAGTCATCCAATAACTCGTCAAACTTGGCTTCATCATATGCAGTGATTGCGCGGAAGGTTTCTCTAAGAGTGAAACCGTCAATGTAACCGACTAATCCAGTATAGGTACCAATAATCAACCACCAATTGCTGTCCCATTGCATCAAATGACCAATTGCAAGCCAGACAATGAACACCAGAACAGAAATTGCTAGACCGATACCGGAACCAATGATGGCAGCATAAAACGAGATGACCTTTTCAAAGCCTTTACGCTTACAAGGCAAAACTTCGACTTCCTTGTTTGGCTCCATATTTCCTGTAAGGTATCTGCTGGTACCCTCAATCTTTGAATCTAGCAAACTCACCTTATTAAGCTCATTACGAACGAATTTGTTGTTACGTGCACGCACATTTTGTAAGACAACAGAGCTGATAAGCAAGACAACTGCAACTGCAGTGTTAATGTACATCTGCCAAACGTCACTCCAGGAAACATATTCTGGATTCGAGCCGGAATAACGGCCAGTATATGGAGGATCGCTGTCTGTTTTGAGCTTGAGAGCACCGCATCCAACCCAAACGAAAACACCAATCCAATAGAGGATGATGGCTGGTGCGGAACCAAGTATTTTACTGAAGAGGGTAGCCTGACGGTCAAACCAGTTTTCTTCAGCTAAATCAACGGTAGGAGTTTCGGTTGAACGTATGTGGACTTTCTTCTGACTCCTATGGAATTCAGTGAGCAGCTGCTTGTGCATGGAAAATCTTGACTTAAGACGACCATAAAATGCTAAGAACCTATCACTGTCATCAAGCTGTTGTCTCATTAAAAGCGTGTCCCATATATAGCATTGAATTGACTGTCCATCCTGCATAATAATCTGCCATGTCTCCGGTGCTTTATACACGATACCAATAACAATCCACAAAATCAATATTAACGATGCAATACAGAAAACGGTAATAGAACCTGCCCACCGAACAAAAATCTTTAACATCACATCGATGTACGAATGATTCAAAAGGTCGTCTTCTTCCTTAATCTGGAATTGATCG
It includes:
- a CDS encoding uncharacterized protein (BUSCO:EOG09263L00), which translates into the protein MERQSVDDDKAGCMSPSNVSNTSLKMSPSLSIIQQQMQQQQNSQNARVQRTESVQDNIKPYATQQMSKVQTQNNGTVQDRRELFRKGLNSTPGIIYRRLPSDFINCQKEDLIVIISRMLTSLTRINDQRTAPNLQYIDHGSLTRFHSRSPPQISIFNYLYRLSHYSALEHSVLIATVYYIDLLTLCYPVFAINSLTVHRFLLTATTVGSKSLCDSFCSNKHYAKVGGVNIVELNMLEAEFLRRVNYRVVPRDFNRDRERRNSVTTISSSERDEEPEGISAAADILSMYYNRMVLLVGGMHPNDVDGNTVITGHNDNIVYYVSDDDDESRYSGSDINEINGRFADPYNTESYIHNGNRLAETSECQRQDIEPGMRADQMQFFDNEFVDSSTDYDSSSISDSYYEEDAVNCNPRKRPADKSGMGESRQGSKPSSKKMR
- the RPS18A gene encoding ribosomal 40S subunit protein S18A (BUSCO:EOG09264YEG); amino-acid sequence: MSSLVVHEEGTFQHILRLMNTNVDGKIKIVYALTTIRGVGRRYANLICKKADVDLNKRAGELTQEELERVVQIMQDPTKYKVPAWFLNRQKDLDDGKDYHVLANNLESKLRDDIEKLKKMRAHRGLRHSWNLRVRGQHTKTTGRRGKVSIA
- a CDS encoding uncharacterized protein (BUSCO:EOG09264NNY), translating into MLPRSISGTIRRSTIMGCALRRYATEAIRLTTAVKEETSTTKEVEASKKKVLQNFMEPTKYALVSLRSFPSLEPHSVIPVHSNYLSVPLRRDILWLAVTMELDNRRVGSSNPPGRSQGKYSRRKLRKQKGSGMARVGDANSPTRENGAYALARNAPSDFSTTLPKKVYHLAYRTAFSEQYRRGHLFIIGQGQNEQGQLKEGDSYGLEICTSDSHSIGMFLKSQNINNHLNVLFVPDDYLSTANLREAVMKYPSSKINVKDKEDVEVRDILKSHRVYMEKGAFEYFVSKYSQFMTL